A genomic window from Candidatus Nitrosoglobus terrae includes:
- a CDS encoding CPBP family intramembrane glutamic endopeptidase: MISRQQAWIDIALALLLVGISTIAVRLVSRAIIENRFSFLLVLQGVIILLGLRFLLVIRGQSWRHLGLGVFFLKDFGRILLVFFSCIGANIVLTTGVSAIDPQLLKQHLNQLQFIADQFSDEISFIGIAAMMFFVGVYEEIMARGFLLNRCQIALGSRWKSILLSSFLFGLGHLYQGWIGVVQTTLFGIVLALFTSYWGTLWPGIFAHALMNTLSLAVLAYFTNGYL; encoded by the coding sequence ATGATAAGTCGGCAACAAGCTTGGATTGATATCGCGCTTGCTCTACTTTTGGTAGGCATTAGTACAATTGCAGTTAGATTGGTAAGTAGAGCTATCATTGAGAATCGATTCTCTTTTTTATTGGTATTACAGGGGGTTATTATTCTTCTTGGACTGCGATTTTTACTCGTTATACGCGGGCAAAGCTGGCGACATTTAGGGTTAGGAGTCTTTTTTTTAAAGGATTTTGGTCGGATATTGCTTGTATTTTTTAGCTGTATAGGGGCTAATATAGTACTCACTACAGGAGTATCTGCTATAGATCCACAATTACTTAAACAGCATCTTAATCAGCTTCAATTTATTGCTGATCAATTTAGTGATGAGATATCGTTTATTGGAATTGCAGCAATGATGTTCTTTGTCGGAGTTTATGAGGAAATAATGGCGCGAGGCTTTCTGTTGAATCGATGCCAAATAGCCTTAGGCAGTAGATGGAAATCCATACTATTATCGTCATTTCTGTTTGGTTTAGGTCACCTATACCAAGGATGGATAGGGGTAGTACAAACTACCCTTTTTGGTATTGTGCTTGCCCTCTTTACCAGCTATTGGGGTACGCTATGGCCAGGGATTTTTGCTCATGCTCTTATGAATACACTTTCATTGGCAGTACTGGCATATTTCACCAATGGCTACCTGTGA
- the hflD gene encoding high frequency lysogenization protein HflD: MKNIWQNRALALAGILQALHSVQQIARYGNAPTDAITASLASIFKLNPESAEDVYGGIGKLSTGLQILNQQLNKKRYRADPELLRYLINIMYLEQKLRNHPKLLGEITYKIQLLEQQTEDIRSIQPDTIAQLADIYLNTISTMTPRIQIRGEETHLKQPENIERVRALLLASIRSAVLWRQTGGSRLHLLLYSRQLSQETQILIQYLSEGNEGSA, from the coding sequence ATGAAAAACATTTGGCAAAATAGAGCATTAGCTCTAGCTGGTATACTTCAAGCATTACACTCAGTTCAGCAGATTGCCCGTTATGGCAACGCTCCGACGGATGCAATTACTGCAAGTTTAGCCAGCATTTTTAAACTCAACCCAGAAAGTGCAGAAGATGTCTATGGGGGTATAGGTAAACTCTCTACTGGCCTGCAGATCCTAAATCAACAGCTTAATAAAAAGCGCTACCGGGCTGATCCTGAACTGCTACGTTATCTGATTAATATCATGTATCTAGAGCAAAAACTCAGAAATCACCCTAAACTATTAGGGGAGATCACGTATAAAATTCAGCTACTTGAACAACAAACTGAAGATATCCGCTCTATTCAGCCTGATACAATTGCTCAACTTGCAGATATATACTTAAACACCATCAGCACCATGACTCCAAGAATTCAAATCAGGGGAGAAGAAACTCATCTGAAGCAACCAGAAAATATTGAACGCGTGCGAGCGTTATTGTTAGCCAGTATCCGATCAGCCGTACTTTGGCGACAAACGGGAGGCAGCCGGCTTCACCTATTACTTTATAGCCGTCAACTCTCACAAGAGACACAGATACTTATTCAGTACCTCTCTGAAGGAAATGAGGGCTCAGCATAA
- the mnmA gene encoding tRNA 2-thiouridine(34) synthase MnmA: protein MSRLKIVVGLSGGVDSSVAALRLQQQGYPVSGLFMKNWIDFADESECTAIQDSQDAQAITHLLGIPFYEANFSTEYWNQVFEHFLDEYRRGHTPNPDILCNREIKFKVFLNYALALGYDLIATGHYARIEHSKERYHLLKGQDKNKDQSYFLYTLNQKQLSHTLFPLGDLKKPEVRHIAATAQFPNYNKKDSTGICFIGERRFKEFLSRYLPAQPGDILTPEGEFIGKHDGLMYYTLGQRQGLGIGGRKNSSGNPWFVVGKNLMQNALYVAEDNPHYWLRSQTLQANQLHWIAGKSPAFPYRCAAKIRYRQADQACTLTEITHDSIQVTFDLTQYAATPGQAIVFYQNDECLGGGTIITTNALGLLL from the coding sequence ATGAGCAGGCTCAAAATTGTTGTTGGTTTATCCGGAGGAGTTGATTCCTCTGTAGCGGCTTTACGGCTACAGCAGCAGGGCTATCCAGTTAGCGGCCTTTTTATGAAAAACTGGATAGATTTTGCTGATGAATCGGAATGTACGGCCATCCAAGATAGCCAAGATGCCCAAGCTATTACCCATTTACTTGGGATTCCTTTTTATGAAGCGAATTTTTCAACCGAATATTGGAATCAAGTATTTGAGCATTTTCTGGATGAATATCGTAGAGGACATACCCCCAATCCAGATATTCTGTGTAACCGGGAAATTAAATTTAAGGTGTTCCTTAATTACGCCCTAGCACTTGGATATGACCTCATTGCCACTGGACACTACGCCCGAATTGAGCATTCAAAAGAACGTTACCATCTCCTTAAAGGACAAGATAAGAATAAAGATCAAAGTTATTTCTTGTACACATTGAATCAAAAACAACTTTCCCATACCTTATTTCCACTTGGAGATCTGAAAAAACCTGAAGTTCGCCATATTGCAGCTACAGCACAATTTCCCAATTATAATAAAAAAGATAGTACTGGTATTTGCTTTATCGGTGAGCGCCGCTTTAAAGAGTTTCTCAGCCGCTATCTCCCCGCACAGCCTGGGGATATTCTCACTCCAGAAGGAGAATTTATCGGAAAACACGATGGGCTTATGTATTACACTTTAGGACAGCGACAAGGGTTAGGAATTGGTGGTCGTAAAAACAGTAGCGGCAATCCTTGGTTCGTAGTTGGCAAAAATTTAATGCAAAACGCCTTATATGTAGCCGAAGATAACCCCCATTACTGGCTAAGAAGCCAAACTCTTCAGGCAAATCAGCTACACTGGATCGCTGGAAAATCACCTGCTTTTCCTTATCGTTGCGCCGCTAAAATTCGCTATCGCCAAGCCGATCAAGCTTGCACGCTTACCGAAATCACTCATGACAGCATACAAGTGACTTTTGACTTAACTCAATACGCAGCTACTCCAGGGCAAGCCATTGTTTTCTACCAAAACGATGAATGCCTAGGTGGGGGCACTATCATAACCACGAATGCACTAGGATTATTACTATGA
- a CDS encoding FGGY-family carbohydrate kinase, producing the protein MAEDLFVGIDLGTSGCRAVAITKTGKIAGWGNAPLPSPSRHGEAIEQNPKHWWQAVTQALSNLFHIAPPHLVKSLAIDGTSGTVLLVDTQGHPLTPAFLYNDSRSHTEAQIIAKYGSLTNGASGPTSGLAKLLHLQTYQEAGQAAHLVHQADWIASRLGAPLGVSDENNCLKSGYDPNKGEWPPWLDQVGVQRPLLPKKVVSPGTPIGTVNPIASEIFGLSPETLIVAGTTDSVAAFIATSAGKPGDAVTSLGSTLVLKVASDRPLFNSKLGIYSHRLGSLWLVGGASNSGGAVLRQYFTQAQLDEMTPHLKPDQPTGLNYYPLPSIGERFPISDPYYLSYLNPRPNNNLVFFQAMLEGIARIEAQGYRLLQTLGAPFPNLIRTTGGGAKNLPWIKIREQIIKTQVTIATETEAAYGSALLARQALLPTRY; encoded by the coding sequence ATGGCCGAAGATCTATTTGTTGGGATTGATCTGGGTACCTCCGGGTGCCGAGCGGTTGCCATCACCAAAACTGGCAAGATTGCTGGTTGGGGTAACGCTCCCTTACCTTCCCCCTCTCGTCATGGGGAAGCTATCGAACAAAATCCCAAACACTGGTGGCAGGCGGTCACGCAAGCGCTTAGCAATTTATTTCATATAGCCCCTCCTCATCTAGTTAAATCTCTTGCTATTGATGGTACTTCTGGAACTGTGCTATTAGTAGATACTCAAGGCCATCCCCTCACTCCCGCCTTCCTATATAATGATAGTCGCAGCCATACTGAAGCTCAAATCATTGCCAAATACGGATCACTCACCAATGGCGCTTCTGGTCCTACTTCTGGCTTAGCTAAACTTCTTCATTTACAGACCTATCAAGAAGCTGGCCAAGCGGCTCATTTAGTACATCAAGCAGATTGGATTGCCTCTCGCCTAGGCGCCCCCCTGGGGGTCAGTGATGAAAATAATTGCCTTAAAAGCGGATATGATCCCAACAAGGGAGAATGGCCGCCTTGGCTTGATCAGGTAGGAGTGCAACGGCCACTACTCCCTAAAAAAGTAGTCTCTCCTGGAACCCCTATTGGTACCGTTAACCCAATAGCTAGTGAAATTTTTGGCCTCTCACCTGAAACGCTTATAGTGGCTGGAACCACAGACAGTGTTGCAGCCTTTATCGCCACTAGTGCTGGGAAACCCGGCGATGCAGTGACCTCTTTAGGTTCTACCCTAGTGCTTAAGGTGGCTTCTGATCGCCCTTTATTTAATTCTAAGCTCGGAATCTACAGCCATCGATTAGGCTCTCTCTGGCTTGTTGGAGGCGCTTCTAATAGTGGCGGTGCAGTATTAAGACAGTATTTTACCCAAGCCCAGCTTGACGAAATGACTCCTCACTTAAAACCTGATCAACCCACTGGTCTTAATTATTACCCCTTACCAAGCATAGGAGAACGTTTCCCCATTTCTGATCCTTATTATCTTAGCTACCTTAATCCGCGCCCTAATAATAATCTTGTTTTTTTCCAAGCTATGCTTGAGGGTATTGCCCGTATTGAAGCGCAAGGATACCGGTTACTTCAAACCCTTGGCGCTCCATTCCCTAACTTGATAAGAACCACCGGAGGCGGAGCAAAGAATCTTCCTTGGATTAAAATCCGAGAACAAATCATTAAAACCCAAGTCACTATCGCCACAGAAACTGAAGCCGCTTATGGTAGCGCCTTATTAGCCCGTCAGGCATTATTACCTACAAGATATTGA
- the queF gene encoding preQ(1) synthase: protein MPSQPSRELETFSNPFPNRDYTIRIKIPEFTCLCPKTGQPDFATLHLEYVPDHNCVELKALKLYIWSYRNQGAFHEAVTNQILDDLIAVCNPRFIRLTAEFSVRGGIYTTVIAEYRQPNWNTPKIVQLP from the coding sequence ATGCCTAGTCAACCGAGTCGAGAGCTTGAAACCTTTAGTAATCCCTTTCCCAATCGGGATTATACTATTCGAATCAAGATTCCGGAGTTTACTTGTTTATGTCCTAAAACGGGGCAACCCGACTTTGCCACCTTACATCTAGAGTATGTGCCTGATCATAACTGTGTGGAATTAAAAGCGCTCAAGCTTTATATTTGGTCTTATCGAAACCAAGGCGCTTTTCATGAAGCCGTAACTAATCAGATCTTGGACGATTTAATAGCCGTCTGTAACCCTAGATTCATACGCCTAACTGCAGAATTCAGTGTTCGTGGTGGCATCTATACCACAGTCATTGCTGAATACCGCCAGCCTAACTGGAATACCCCTAAAATTGTCCAATTACCTTAA
- the smc gene encoding chromosome segregation protein SMC, which produces MRLKKIKLAGFKSFVDPIYLPLLSNRMVIVGPNGCGKSNIIDAVRWVMGESSARHLRGDSMTDVIFNGSSTRKPVGQCSVELVFDNSEQSLGGQYAVYNEIAIRRQVNREGQSHYFLNGTRCRRRDVTDIFLGTGLGPRSYAIIEQGMISRLIEAKPEELRIFLEEAAGISKYKERRREAEARMQNTTENLNRICDLKDEVERQLNTLKRQAKSAEKYRELRQLERKIKAKIQALRWQRLDKEAQQRKQEITQKELTLEALMAELRQLEAALTQQQEAFHLARDKTDEIQVLYYSQGIEIARVEQEIRHEQEQYTRYQQEQGQIKQRLIQIQQTQDEKGTVISQTEQVLADQRQRQEQVQQLLQEALGFMRTAEMAIRDWQLTWEDFNQRAAKPIQNAQIERAYQQQLARQRQQLQQRSVRLEEESRRLAEKEETASLEVLREEMLNLEQHIAERQLSLTAGATEISSYREQEKQISQDLHNQQEHWHHLQGRLSSLQELQQDISANPKIDAWLEQHGLTDNLRLNEGLKVESGWELAVERILGDRLKAICVADLEELAHQLPNLEEGSLILFDTASPPVNLSKVEVSLLNKVHAPWSLDSLLGGVYAVETLAEAFALRGQLSLRESVITRDGIWLNSCCLILADHLDASLGILARKREIERLQQESTQCQQQIDKFNQQLKEIYSYLQSLEDKHAHYQSTMGELQQKQQQQQSTLVRTEAEQAQYRFRRQQISSDLDEIKIQDAENAQEQEGAEDRLQAALMAMESVEQERKQLMAEKDRLWKAVDQARNEADKVKDRGHQLEMARQASQVAQKAAEEAIAQAQREYSALIWRREIVETALTDGRGPLQALQNQLDTQLQQRLVTERQLNEAREQMATLEEQLRTYEQERHRIEKMALDQRDTLGQLRVDGQAVWVRVQELREQLAEEDLSPEEILQDNTSGLSDELSVLEIEREEIANSIQRLGLVNLAAIEECQIQMERKQYLDSQYNDLTEAMKTLTHAIQRIDRETRNRFRETFDSVNESLQALFPKLFGGGKAYLELNNDDLLNTGVKIMARPPGKRNSTIHLLSGGEKALIAIALVFAIFQLNPAPFCMLDEVDAPLDEANVGRFCQLVHEMSEKIQFIIVTHNKTTMEIGHQLAGVTMHEPGVSRLVAVDIDKAVQLIAV; this is translated from the coding sequence ATGCGTCTAAAAAAAATTAAGCTTGCAGGCTTTAAATCCTTTGTGGATCCCATTTATCTACCTTTGCTGAGTAATCGTATGGTGATTGTGGGGCCTAATGGTTGTGGTAAATCTAATATTATTGACGCAGTTCGATGGGTGATGGGGGAGAGTTCTGCTAGGCATTTACGCGGTGATTCAATGACCGATGTCATTTTTAATGGTTCCTCTACCCGTAAACCTGTAGGGCAATGTTCCGTAGAGCTTGTATTTGATAATAGCGAGCAGAGTTTAGGTGGGCAGTATGCGGTCTATAATGAGATTGCTATTAGACGGCAGGTCAATAGAGAAGGGCAATCCCATTATTTTCTTAACGGTACTCGCTGTCGTCGTCGTGATGTAACCGACATCTTTCTGGGTACCGGTCTTGGGCCTCGAAGCTATGCCATTATTGAACAAGGGATGATCTCTCGTCTCATTGAAGCTAAGCCGGAGGAGTTACGCATTTTTCTGGAAGAGGCGGCGGGTATATCAAAATATAAGGAACGGAGACGGGAAGCCGAAGCTCGCATGCAAAATACAACAGAAAACCTTAACCGTATTTGTGATTTAAAAGATGAAGTTGAAAGACAGCTCAACACATTAAAACGTCAAGCTAAAAGTGCTGAGAAATATCGAGAGCTTAGGCAGCTGGAGCGGAAAATTAAAGCAAAAATCCAAGCACTACGGTGGCAGCGGCTAGATAAAGAGGCACAGCAGCGGAAGCAGGAAATTACCCAGAAAGAGCTTACGTTAGAAGCTTTAATGGCTGAGTTGCGGCAACTGGAGGCGGCGCTAACCCAGCAGCAGGAAGCTTTTCATCTAGCGAGGGATAAAACAGATGAAATACAAGTCCTTTATTATAGCCAAGGCATTGAAATTGCCCGAGTGGAACAGGAGATTCGTCACGAACAAGAACAGTATACGCGCTATCAACAAGAACAAGGGCAGATAAAACAGCGTTTAATACAAATACAGCAAACCCAAGATGAGAAAGGGACAGTGATTAGCCAAACGGAGCAAGTACTTGCTGATCAGAGGCAGCGCCAGGAGCAAGTACAACAACTACTCCAAGAGGCGTTAGGATTTATGAGAACTGCTGAGATGGCCATCCGAGATTGGCAGCTTACTTGGGAGGACTTTAATCAACGGGCGGCAAAACCTATTCAGAATGCCCAAATAGAACGAGCCTATCAGCAACAGCTAGCACGGCAACGGCAGCAACTTCAGCAACGAAGCGTACGCTTAGAAGAGGAATCTAGACGATTAGCTGAGAAAGAAGAAACGGCATCCCTTGAGGTTTTACGAGAAGAGATGCTCAACTTGGAGCAACACATTGCTGAGCGGCAACTATCCCTTACTGCTGGTGCTACGGAGATTTCCAGCTATAGAGAGCAAGAAAAACAGATCTCTCAGGATCTTCATAACCAGCAAGAGCATTGGCATCATTTACAGGGGCGTTTAAGTTCTTTACAAGAGTTACAACAGGATATCAGCGCTAACCCGAAGATAGATGCTTGGTTAGAACAGCATGGATTAACAGATAATTTACGGCTGAATGAAGGGTTGAAGGTTGAATCAGGATGGGAGCTCGCAGTAGAGCGTATTTTGGGGGATCGATTAAAGGCTATTTGTGTAGCAGATTTGGAAGAATTAGCTCATCAGCTTCCCAATTTAGAAGAAGGATCTCTGATCTTGTTTGATACGGCCTCCCCCCCTGTAAACCTATCTAAAGTGGAGGTTTCCTTGTTGAATAAAGTGCATGCTCCTTGGTCTCTAGATTCCTTACTAGGAGGAGTCTATGCGGTAGAGACTTTAGCTGAAGCGTTCGCTTTGCGTGGCCAACTTTCTTTGAGAGAGTCGGTCATTACCCGTGACGGTATCTGGTTGAATTCATGTTGCCTGATCCTTGCCGACCATCTTGATGCAAGCTTGGGGATTCTTGCTCGAAAACGAGAGATAGAACGGTTGCAACAAGAGAGCACCCAGTGCCAACAACAGATTGATAAATTTAATCAGCAGCTAAAAGAGATCTATAGCTATCTTCAGTCTTTAGAAGATAAACACGCTCATTATCAAAGCACTATGGGAGAGTTGCAGCAAAAGCAGCAGCAGCAGCAGTCTACGTTAGTGCGCACTGAGGCCGAACAAGCGCAATATCGTTTCCGTCGGCAGCAAATCAGTAGCGATCTGGATGAGATTAAAATCCAAGATGCTGAAAACGCCCAAGAGCAGGAAGGAGCTGAAGATCGGCTTCAAGCGGCCTTAATGGCTATGGAAAGTGTTGAGCAGGAACGGAAGCAACTTATGGCAGAGAAAGATCGATTATGGAAAGCGGTTGATCAGGCCCGTAATGAAGCGGATAAAGTAAAGGATAGAGGACATCAATTAGAGATGGCGCGCCAAGCTTCTCAGGTTGCTCAGAAAGCTGCAGAAGAAGCCATTGCCCAAGCCCAACGTGAATATAGCGCCCTGATCTGGCGCCGAGAAATTGTAGAAACAGCCTTAACTGATGGACGAGGGCCTTTGCAAGCACTTCAGAATCAACTGGATACTCAACTCCAACAGCGATTAGTTACTGAGCGCCAGCTCAATGAGGCTCGTGAGCAAATGGCTACTTTGGAAGAACAGTTACGTACTTATGAGCAGGAGCGGCATCGGATTGAAAAAATGGCTCTGGATCAACGTGATACCTTGGGGCAACTCCGAGTGGATGGACAAGCTGTTTGGGTGCGGGTTCAGGAGCTGCGCGAGCAATTGGCTGAAGAAGATCTTAGCCCTGAAGAAATATTACAGGATAATACATCGGGCTTAAGTGATGAGTTATCTGTTTTGGAAATAGAAAGAGAGGAAATAGCTAATAGTATTCAGCGTCTTGGCCTGGTTAATTTAGCAGCTATCGAGGAGTGCCAGATTCAGATGGAGCGTAAACAATATCTAGATTCTCAATATAACGATCTCACGGAGGCGATGAAAACGTTAACCCATGCTATCCAACGCATTGATCGTGAGACTCGTAATCGTTTTCGTGAAACGTTTGATAGTGTCAATGAAAGTTTACAAGCGCTATTTCCTAAATTATTTGGCGGGGGTAAAGCTTATTTAGAGCTTAATAATGATGATTTATTGAATACAGGCGTTAAAATTATGGCGCGCCCTCCGGGTAAACGGAATAGTACTATTCATTTGCTATCCGGGGGAGAAAAAGCGCTGATCGCAATAGCACTGGTATTTGCCATTTTCCAGCTTAATCCAGCGCCTTTTTGCATGCTTGATGAGGTGGATGCCCCGCTTGATGAGGCCAATGTAGGACGTTTTTGTCAATTAGTGCACGAGATGTCAGAAAAAATACAGTTTATTATTGTGACCCATAATAAAACAACCATGGAAATCGGGCATCAGTTGGCCGGGGTAACTATGCATGAACCAGGCGTTTCACGCTTAGTTGCGGTAGATATAGATAAAGCAGTGCAATTGATTGCTGTTTAG
- the zipA gene encoding cell division protein ZipA, with product MDSLRLALLVVGVLIFIAIYFYSQWEAKRKGIRDQELERRRKQTLDAYDKDLISSKKPDPVNEEVAKETTVLLESGLRATPQHIEEAQGLRMQEEPLSANLGDFSVLLEEAEKRQSEKKPEQHYSESLSVDESEKNHFVRPKKWFKTKPKPDVPAPPKESSGSNLIIALTVIARGKGVFRGREVVQILEDKGLQFGEMDIFHAYSSGGRPIFSVANIVEPGSFNLGQIDQFSTPGLALFLCLPGPAGGFAAFDGMLEVARLLAGKLSGDIRDDRRNVLTTQAIQQIRERILTFNRACRSLGG from the coding sequence ATGGATAGTTTACGCTTAGCATTGCTTGTGGTGGGCGTTTTAATTTTTATTGCGATTTATTTTTATAGCCAATGGGAGGCTAAACGAAAAGGAATTCGCGATCAGGAGCTAGAGCGTAGACGGAAGCAAACATTGGATGCTTATGATAAGGATTTAATCTCTTCAAAAAAACCAGATCCTGTTAATGAAGAAGTGGCTAAAGAGACCACAGTGCTATTAGAATCTGGTCTGAGAGCCACACCTCAGCATATTGAAGAGGCTCAAGGGCTAAGAATGCAAGAAGAGCCTCTGTCAGCAAATCTGGGTGACTTCTCTGTATTGTTAGAGGAAGCTGAAAAGCGCCAATCTGAGAAAAAACCAGAGCAGCATTATTCTGAAAGCCTCTCGGTGGATGAATCCGAGAAAAATCATTTTGTTCGTCCTAAAAAATGGTTTAAAACAAAACCTAAGCCTGATGTTCCAGCGCCCCCTAAAGAATCCTCAGGGTCGAATCTGATCATTGCACTTACAGTGATTGCGCGAGGAAAAGGGGTATTTCGAGGTAGAGAGGTTGTCCAAATTTTAGAAGATAAAGGTTTGCAATTTGGAGAGATGGATATCTTTCATGCTTATTCATCTGGGGGGCGACCTATATTCAGTGTTGCCAATATAGTGGAGCCTGGATCATTTAATTTAGGGCAGATAGATCAGTTTTCTACGCCTGGACTGGCTTTATTTTTGTGTTTACCCGGTCCTGCTGGAGGATTTGCCGCCTTTGATGGAATGCTAGAGGTTGCTAGATTGTTGGCGGGTAAATTAAGTGGAGATATTCGCGATGATCGGCGTAATGTGCTTACAACTCAAGCGATTCAACAGATTCGAGAGCGTATTCTTACCTTTAATCGTGCTTGTCGCTCCTTAGGGGGTTAA
- the ligA gene encoding NAD-dependent DNA ligase LigA, with translation MVAPIEAQQRAQALRISINEHNYAYYVLDDPIIPDVEYDRLFQELQDLERTYPDLIILESPTQRVGSQPLKALGEVKHSAPMLSLSNGFSKEALVDFDRRVRARLNADPISYVAEPKFDGLAVNLLYQEGVLVQGATRGDGFTGENVTHNIRTISTVPLWLRGDKIPALLEVRGEVYMPKAQFTRFNQEQAVKGNRTFINPRNAAAGSLRQLDPAITARRPLVLCCYGVGSIEPEEVLPIWHSETLIQLQQWGFPVSPNFKEVMGIEGCWEYCQQLLELRESLPYEIDGVVIKVNNLAQQRDLGVITRAPRWAIAYKFPAQEALTCLLDIEIQVGRTGVLTPVAKLSPIFVGGVMVSKATLHNEHEIQRKDIRVGDTVYVRRAGDVIPEVVKVILERRPTGSYPFKMPKQCPVCNAEVVKDTERAAARCSGGLYCPAQCKGRIKHFASRRAMDIQGLGEKLIDQLIQKALIKDVADLYQLRMDQLLILEGIGQKSATNLINAIEHSKDTTLPRFLYALGIREVGEATAQILAKEFGCLEALTAVSEEQLQQVNSIGPTIAAHIATFFRQPHNRQIIYRLQQAGVRWPEEQQHGSLFRALPLSGKTFVLTGSLESMTRNQAKAQLQHLGGKVNTSVSSKVDYLVVGAHPGSSLEKAEKLKIKLLDEAHFLRLLTSKV, from the coding sequence ATGGTTGCCCCCATTGAAGCTCAGCAACGTGCTCAAGCGTTACGTATATCTATTAACGAGCATAATTATGCTTATTATGTGTTGGATGATCCTATTATTCCAGATGTTGAATATGATCGTTTGTTCCAAGAGTTACAGGATTTAGAGCGAACATATCCAGATCTTATCATCTTAGAATCCCCTACTCAGCGCGTGGGATCTCAACCGCTTAAAGCTTTAGGTGAAGTTAAGCATAGTGCCCCGATGCTATCGCTAAGTAATGGGTTTAGCAAGGAAGCGTTGGTAGATTTTGATCGGCGGGTGAGAGCGCGTTTAAACGCTGATCCAATCAGTTATGTCGCTGAGCCTAAGTTCGATGGTCTTGCGGTGAATTTACTCTATCAGGAAGGGGTGCTGGTACAGGGGGCCACTCGAGGAGATGGTTTCACTGGAGAGAATGTCACCCACAATATCCGTACTATCTCTACGGTACCTTTATGGTTACGGGGCGACAAAATACCTGCTTTATTGGAAGTGCGAGGTGAAGTATATATGCCTAAGGCGCAATTTACCCGTTTTAATCAGGAACAGGCAGTCAAGGGTAACAGGACTTTTATTAATCCTCGCAATGCAGCTGCAGGCAGTTTACGCCAATTAGATCCCGCTATTACCGCTCGCCGGCCACTAGTTCTGTGTTGTTATGGAGTAGGCAGTATAGAACCAGAAGAGGTATTACCCATTTGGCATAGTGAAACCCTAATTCAGCTTCAGCAGTGGGGTTTTCCGGTCTCTCCTAATTTTAAGGAAGTCATGGGAATAGAGGGCTGCTGGGAGTATTGCCAGCAATTATTGGAGTTGCGTGAGAGCCTACCTTATGAAATTGATGGTGTGGTGATTAAAGTAAATAATTTAGCACAGCAACGGGATTTAGGGGTTATTACACGGGCACCTCGTTGGGCTATCGCCTATAAATTTCCGGCACAGGAAGCGTTAACGTGTCTTTTGGATATTGAGATTCAAGTAGGTCGGACGGGTGTTTTGACTCCGGTAGCTAAATTATCTCCCATATTTGTAGGTGGGGTGATGGTTAGTAAAGCGACCTTGCATAATGAGCATGAGATACAACGTAAGGATATTCGTGTTGGCGATACTGTGTACGTGCGTCGGGCAGGGGATGTGATCCCAGAGGTGGTTAAAGTCATTTTGGAGCGTCGTCCTACAGGCTCCTATCCCTTTAAGATGCCAAAACAATGTCCGGTATGCAATGCTGAAGTTGTTAAGGATACAGAAAGGGCAGCGGCACGCTGCAGTGGGGGATTATATTGCCCAGCCCAGTGTAAAGGGAGGATTAAGCATTTTGCCTCCCGTCGGGCGATGGATATCCAGGGTTTAGGAGAAAAACTGATAGATCAGCTGATACAGAAAGCGTTAATTAAAGACGTGGCTGATTTATATCAGCTAAGGATGGATCAGCTCTTAATCTTAGAAGGCATAGGGCAAAAATCAGCCACTAATCTAATAAATGCTATTGAGCATAGCAAAGATACTACGTTGCCTAGGTTTCTTTATGCTCTTGGTATTCGTGAGGTAGGAGAGGCGACTGCACAGATATTAGCCAAAGAATTTGGCTGTTTAGAGGCTTTAACTGCGGTGAGTGAGGAACAGCTTCAGCAAGTAAATAGTATTGGTCCCACTATTGCCGCTCATATTGCTACTTTTTTCCGCCAACCCCATAATCGCCAGATTATTTACCGGTTACAGCAAGCCGGCGTTCGTTGGCCAGAAGAACAGCAGCATGGATCATTGTTTCGCGCTCTTCCGCTTTCAGGTAAGACTTTTGTTCTCACTGGATCATTGGAGAGTATGACTAGAAATCAAGCTAAAGCGCAATTACAGCACTTAGGAGGTAAAGTAAATACCAGTGTCTCTTCCAAGGTGGATTATTTAGTAGTGGGTGCTCATCCTGGTTCTAGCTTGGAGAAAGCGGAAAAACTTAAAATTAAACTACTGGATGAGGCGCATTTTCTGAGGTTACTCACTTCTAAAGTTTAA
- a CDS encoding (2Fe-2S)-binding protein → MYVCVCSAVTDKQLQTAISQGNCKIRDLRRQLGVVSGCGKCGRWVQEALQQSQQVAVAKVDHVA, encoded by the coding sequence ATGTATGTATGTGTATGTAGCGCTGTAACTGATAAGCAATTGCAAACAGCTATTTCTCAGGGAAACTGTAAAATTCGTGATTTAAGACGTCAGCTTGGAGTGGTGAGTGGGTGTGGTAAATGTGGTCGTTGGGTGCAGGAGGCGTTACAGCAGTCGCAACAAGTTGCCGTAGCTAAAGTTGATCATGTTGCCTAA